AAAGGACAACAACAATCTGCCttaagtccacacacacacacacacacacacacacacacgaaagcAGATGGAAAGTGAGAGGGGGGAAAAGGATGGAGAGGCTAATTAAAACTTTATGAAGAAATCAAAGGAAACCGAAAACAGAAGTCAATAAAGACTTACATAATTAATAACTCATATGGAGAAATCTGCATGGATTTCCGCAACTGTTTAGGGAGTTAACTGTAACCGTCTTGAAGTAAGCGTTataactttaaaacaaaataataagatatataattgttttattgtagaaatataaaatgcttttatttattcattcatttatttatttatttaataaataaacttttaaatatcTCATCCTGATAAAGTCTCGTGTGTCTTTTACGAGTGcgtaggtttaaaaaaaatccataaattacagaaattaaatttaatgttaAAACTTTTAGAGAAACAAATGCCACTGAATTAAATAAAGGCACCAGCAGTCCGTGTTACCAAATACTAATTCCTCGGCGGACAGGCTTTTCCCCCTTTAATTACAATTTAAATCTATTCAAAGTAAGTTCCTTCTTGACGGGTTTACTTCCCCTTGTGTCGGACAGCTGTAAAATCGTGTAGACAGGTTGTCATACAACAATCAAAGCCTTCGGTGAATGGACTCTAATGCTTGAACATTTAACATACAATAACTCCAAACAcggacggagagagagagagcgagagagggggagagagagagatcgcgagagagagagagagagagagagaaggggggcCCCAGCCAATGTGCTCACTCTATATTCACATTATCCACATTGCTCCAAACGAGGAGGAGCTTGCAGGCTCAAGTAGAGGACGCCAATCAAAGCATCAACTTCAAATTGTATCTGAGAGATCAGCCTGGAGACCTCAGGGCCAGGCGCGTCAGTCGGAGCGCAATTGTTGATCAGATCACATCCAGCGGACTTTGCGCGAGAAAAGAGAGGAAGCAGAGATTTAAGAGCGGTTTGTTTTGACTGCATACCGTTGTATGTCGGTAGTAGCTGCGACTTTGGCTTAAACACTTTCTCTTTACTCATccgggttttttctttttttttcttttttctttttcttttcttttttgtgcctCGCATACTTTTTTTACGCACAGTTTATCGGACAAAAGAACTGTGCGGTGGAGATGTCTTTCCCCCAGCTAGGGTACCCGCAGTACTTAAGTGCCTCCCAAGCGGTTTACGGGAGCGAAAGACCGGGAGTGCTTACGCCTTCGTCCCGGGGAGGGAGCACCGAAATCGGGGGAAGTCCGTCAGCCACTGCAGCGGCTGTCACGTCAGTCTTGGGCATGTACGCCAACCCGTACGCACACAACTACAGCGCTTTCTTACCGTACACCAGCGCGGACTTGGCTCTTTTCTCACAAATGGTAAGAACACGTTCATATACTTCTGTCGAAAGATTGGTGTTGCGTAGATGTTTGTAAATCCTTCCGTCCCAACCATCAATGTATgatcataaaaaaaatctaaaggcCACTTCAACCAAAAGAATTAATACTCTTGGTTTCCGATTTGTTTATTGCGCATTTTCTGGTTTAAGTCCATACTTGATTGATTTAACAGCCCGCTGGTGTGTTTTAGCTGCAAGGTGAAAAGTTTGACGAAATgcaaacgaaaaaaaaaaacattgaaaatgcggcttaaaatgtgttttgttgttatgCATAAAGCAAAAGAACAAGAGAAATTATAATTAGGCAGTTATTAGTCTcacactgtgaaaaaaataatcctGCAGAGCTGTGTTCTACCGtgcaacatgaaaaaaaaaaatgcctctttgacgattttttttaaatcaggctGATAAAAATATTCACCAGCCTGATACAATATCTTAAACTATATGGAAttactttttttaagtttgtgttttgtaaatCTTTCTGACCTAGTTAAATGCCCTTCTAACTTTGTCTACCTGACGAATTGCAAGACAGTTATTGGGTCAGCACATCTTGTGATAATAATTAACTTGGAGTGTGTTAATGTATTGACTAAGGTATGTATTAGGCTCTAACACAGTGTAAAACTGAGGGGGAAAAGGGGTTTTATCGAAAATACTAAGTTGAGCGACTTGCGTGTGGATTCAGCAAAACCAAGTCAAAGACTTAAAGTACAAAATTCGTCACGCGAGTGTATATTTCACAGAGTgagaagagggagaaaaaaagggaaaaacttTGCTTGGGCCTTCATACTGCTTTGTCATATTGTGCATAGAGGGGAGTTTAACAGGCAGGCCTACTATATGTTTAAGCTGTCAGTTTGCGTGCACATGCAGTGTGCGTGATCACAAACTTTCACTGGTCCTGCTCACTTTGTTACTTTTTGCTGACAATTTACGGACAATAATTGCTAATAAATGGTCtctcagagagctgtgcagtTGCAGGTGCCATAGGCCTAGCATGTGACATGTTGCAAGCTGAGAAGCTTATTTGTGGGCAGAGCTAAGTCAGGTGCAACTGTAACTCAATGTTTTTTAAAGCCAGTTGTTtgaatcatatatatatatatatatatatatatatatatatatatatatatatatatatatatatatatatatatatatatatatatatatatatatatatatgaagcaTGTATTTAACAGTTCATGAAATTAAATGGCGCATGAAACTCAATGGGGACACTTTAATAACACACAATCTTTGATTTCTAAGGGATCCCAGTACGAACTGAAGGACAGTCCTGGCGTCCACCCTGCCAGCTTTGCAGCCCACAcatctcctgccttctatccaTACGGCCAGTTTCAGTACGGAGACCCTGCTAGGCCTAAAAATGCCACCCGGGAGAGCACCAGCACATTGAAAGCGTGGCTCAATGAGCACAGGAAGAATCCGTACCCGACAAAAGGGGAGAAGATCATGCTGGCTATCATTACCAAAATGACGCTGACGCAAGTTTCCACCTGGTTCGCCAACGCCAGGAGGAGGCTCAAGAAGGAGAACAAGGTGACCTGGGGAAGCAGGAGCAAAGAGGACGAGGACGGTAACTTGTTGGGCAGTGGAGACGAAGCAGAAAAAAACGAAGACGAGGAAGAGATCGACCTGGAGAGCATAGATATAGACAAAATCGACGACAACGACGGGGATCAAAGCAACGAGGATGATGACGATAAGTCAACGGAGGGCAGCAGGGACCGTAGGGGCGGCCTCAGTGCAACGGGAGAGTTGGACAACTTAGAGAAAAGACGGGCCTTCGCCCTACAGGCCCACGAGGCCTTTGAAAAATCTAAGAACGCTATTTCAATTCACCCAGGGAGTAAGGAGAACTCTgatagcagcaacaacaacaccacAAGAGTTTTGTCTCCGGACAGACCTGGGAGCTTTCCTCTCCCATCCAACAATAAGCCCAAAATATGGTCTTTAGCAGAGACCGCTACTAGTCCCGACAGCTCGTCACAGAAACCCACGTCCCCTTGCGGCACTGGGGCCACCACTCACCCCTCAGCGCCCCACCACCAGATTCAGACCCACCCCGCCTTCCTCCCCAGTCACGGACTGTACACTTGCCAGATTGGAAAGTTCCACAATTGGACAAATGGGGCTTTCTTGGGCCAGAATTCCCTGCTGAATGTTAGATCGTTTCTGGGAGTAAAccagcaccaccaccagcacAACCATCACTTGCcggcccagcagcagcagcagccgacATCAGTGGTGGTGTCGCCGGTAGCAGCTTCAGCAGCGCTCACCAATGACAGCAAAGCCCAACCAGAGAGCCACAGTCCGAAACACATAGGTACGATGACAGTCTGTGTTTGCACATATGAGGAGACGTGCAAAATGCTCTGTTGAAAAAAAGCGACTTcggattattatttttttcgaTTTCAAATACAATTAATTTAGCCTATAAAAGATTCTGCACACGCATCCACACACAAGTAAAGTACATTTACACACTTACATTTTCACATAAtcgactacacacacacacacacacacaataatgtttaGTTAAAAATTCTCGTCTCTCTATTTTATCTACCAGACAAGTACTAATACTGTTTCCCCATCAGATCACGAAAACGGTGTAAGGTCGGATTCACCTCCAACACAGACCCTGAAGTCTTCTTTTCGACCCATCCATGACAGGTGAGACCAGTTTTTACTTTATTGCTTTTGCTGAATTTCAACACGTTGCCATAAGCAGATGAAAGCAGCCACAGCCGGAAATAAAATGAAGGAGATCTGATTATTGGATTATCAAAATAGAAACATACTTAGagctcttttaaaaaatatatagctATAACATTACTGATAAGAGAAGTATtagaaacaatattttttttaaaaaaagtaaactgCTTAACGAATTTTGGCATATATACTCAAggtttatttctatttttttcatcttttatttatatattttctaacataaaacaatataacagcactacaaaataaaagaaacaattttttttcaacGATACCCAGTTTACTTTGGGGGTGACAGGGGTCTTGACTCCCATCCCACAACCCTTTTAATTCCTTCCCTCTGGGGAGAGTGTGGCTACTTATCAAGTCACCGAGTAAAACGGGCTCTGTCTGGGTTGTGTGCTTTCCCTAAAGACCCATGGGAGACCCAGAGCCCAGGGGAGCGCTCTtacccaaagaaaaaaaaaagttctaccTCAGGTTTTCCTCTTGTGCGTAACGTTCTTAGAGAATTAACAATGAGATAACGAATTACAACTGTTGACAATGGATAAACAGTGAGGGGTTTTTTTCATGCCGTAAAAAAATCGGATCTGTAAAATTGATAACACTATTAttgttgatgttgttttaattattagtgtttaaaaaaaaagaaaagaaaaaaaagcgagGGCTTGAAAAGGAGGGCTTCAGTCTGTTTCTAATCAAAACTGCTCAGCCAGACACTTGAGATGCATATTGAAACCCGCTGTCCAAACACGGCGGGGGTATTTATCTACCTTTCTGTATTATTCTTTATCCAGATCCTCTCTGCCTTCCAGCGCCAGGAGTCCACAAGACGCCACGCAACGGGTCCTCACTGCACTCTCCTCGGCTTGatcaagacatttttttttttttgcttgaaaaaaaaaatcaaatagaaaaaaaaaaaacaaagactttaCGCTCTCTAAAAAGGACAATGAGAAATAATAATGCAGCATAGCATTCAGACGGTACAGAACAAATGGCGTAATTTGGTAATATcctgtggatggatggattactTCCTCTATTGTTGTGTAGCTTATAATCGCGCCTATAAtgttactctctctctctccactttGCCCAGGCAGGCTGGGACATTTTGGTAGGCtgtttactttattattattataattattgttattataattattatttgtcACTATCTTGTGTTTTTTGGTGTCCTTTCTTTAATGTAAATACAAGTGATTTAAATTTGTAAATAGGAAATGTTGAAGGAATTTGTCCAGATCGTATATTTTGCCTAAATAAACTAAATGAAATtatagagaaaacccaacaTCCTCAGCCTACATTTCTTTtctgtgattattattattattattattattattattattattattattattattattattatgattatgcAAACGAAATTGATAAATTATGTAGAAAGCTTAGGCCTGCAACAAAAAGGGTGGGAATtctacagagagaaaaaaaaaatattggcaGTCTGCATGCAACCAGGCTTAATTTTATTCAAGTTTGGGAGGAAAGCAGCGTGGATGCATTGAGGTGCTAATAAGTGTCCAGATGGTTGCTGGTGACAGAAAATGGACAGGAGCAGCTGGGAAGGTCATTAAGTAATAATATGGGAACGCCCAGTccaaacaaaatcaaatggTTAAAATCTAATCTGTCAGAGGGAGAAGTCGATTCGAAGataaattattaatattttcctttttgGGGGAGGAGAAGGCTGACATTGTGGACCTTGAGGAGCAGGGTCACTTTTGGGGTCTCTGTCTGTTTCTAAGCTGATAGTGATCATTAGCCTGTAAAAAGCTGCTTCCTTGCTGTACAATGACCAAAAGCAAATATTGATTTACATCATCAGCCTAATTGGGTCTAAACATAATAAGACAAAAGGAACGTGCAATAATTATCTGCTATTGGAatatcttatttattttatttacattatattatttattttatttgtctttaaTGCTATTTGTCTCAActgatttaaatgtttatttatttatttatttagtcatatttatttttaattaaaaattaccactcacttaaaaaataattctAAAAGGAACCAAGAAGAGTATGATAACATTCATTCTTTGACTGAAGGACACTTTTGCAAATAGCAGTAAGCTACAAAGTGAGCTGTTATAGAGGGTGAATGATTTCAGCGCCCCAAACCTGTGGACTAACTTATGCACATCTGTTTTGCAATATCACAGCGGCCTCTATAGGCGAGAAAGAGAATTATAAGACCTGAAACCGTTGTCACTTTCCCAAACGCTTTAAGTGAGATGAAAAACTTTAGCATCTCTCATTATGTAGCTTAAACTTTCTAATTTGATTTAACGGTCTTGCACCCAATTGTGTACTATTATGCTTTTATGAGAGTACTAAAATATCATCCCTTTTAATATTTTGAAAGTCCGTGAGCTACGTCatagaaaaaaggaaatatcATAGGAAtacaattataatttacaaataaataataaagagcTTGCTTTTTGTCACGGCAATTAATAGTATTATTTCTGCTacatctttatattttacatattcaaAGACGGCCAAATTAAGTAACTGCAATTATCTCTGCAAGTCAAAGCTCAAgagtctcttttctttttcctttctttttttttccgtGTAGGTAAACGGTGACCagactgtttgtgttttgcagaGGTGGGGGAGGGGGTGAACGGcaggaggggggtggggggtctttACGCATAAATCTGTGTCacttaaatgtctgtttttaaaaacagtcacagactgtgttaaaaaaaattaactaagGTCAGTGAACGTTTTGTTGATCGACGTGGAGTCATTtggcttttacacacacaccaaaacgGTTGTACTCAAAtcacaaacacatttcaaatgtaaactACACGCTGTATTAATGTGtctatcaataataataataataataataataataataataataataatacgtAACATAAAACGCAATAGTTACATGTTTCTACATTTGCTCGTTTTagtatataaatatgaaatattccagCCCCAATAAACCGCTATATCTAAATTAGGATAAAATTAATTAACACAAAGTCGAACCGAGTCTTTTCAATTCGCTTATAGGACAGCACGTGTTTTGCAATAATGACTCTTAAATTGCGAAGAAAAAGGCAGGTGCGTAAGTTTCCCTCCCACCCCATTTGCACATGACATCCTCTCATGAGCTGGCTTTTGGGGCTAAAATTAAATAACCTCTCGGTGTcccatttatttcttttgtacTGAAACAGCGTGAGGTTAGCAAAGGCGTTAGCTGCAGGCCATTATATTGTGTTTCCATAATATATACAAAATTATTCATTTAGTAAGTGGATGTACAGTGGATTGTCTAATGGGTAATGAGCGCTGTTGAAGCTGATAATTAGGCTGTCACTTCCAGCCATTTCCTCCCTGGATGCCCAAGGCCGCGATGCAGgggaggaaaaggaaaataaatataatgaaataaaagaaaaaggggCAGATAAATGTATTAAATGCAAATTTAGAGGTTGAGAAAAAACTCTCTTCGGGACTGTACTGTTAACACATGATAATGTCTGATCTTTAAATCGCTGTAGCCACCAAGTGTTTTAATATTCTTACACTCtagaatgtaaaataaaaatggtataTCATTTTATAGTGAAAATTTAATTACAGTTAAAATGAATAATTGCCACTCACATCACACTTGAATTTTTTGATTGATAaactaaaaaattaaataaaataagaaagacaaaaaacaaaagcaagttGTCAAAACTGTTTTCAGTAACCTTTGGAACAGGTTCGGCTATTTACATCTGAGGACTCGCTGCTGAAAGCTGCTCAGGAGATATGTAAATTGTGGCTCATGCAAAGACAATAAGTTGTTGACCCTAAAACAATTTAGCATTCTGTCACAGGCTGTGCTCCCCATAATACCTCAGTCTTTTGTTGGCGAACAAGGACCATCTCTCCCTGCAACTGAGACGTGTCACGCTGTGGCAATCCATTCATTTTAGTGGTGAATTGTGCATTGTGactgtgtgtgcgtatgtgtgtgtgtgtgcgtgagcaTGTGTAACAGGAAGAGTGAGGGGGGAGAGGTGACTGCATGGGGAGGAAAGTTTATCACTGTCTTGTCTTTTTTGGCAGAAGCAGGCTATTCTTACAACAGACTCGACCCCTTGTTGTCCAACAACACAAATGTCTTTG
This sequence is a window from Oreochromis aureus strain Israel breed Guangdong linkage group 11, ZZ_aureus, whole genome shotgun sequence. Protein-coding genes within it:
- the irx1a gene encoding iroquois-class homeodomain protein IRX-1a; translated protein: MSFPQLGYPQYLSASQAVYGSERPGVLTPSSRGGSTEIGGSPSATAAAVTSVLGMYANPYAHNYSAFLPYTSADLALFSQMGSQYELKDSPGVHPASFAAHTSPAFYPYGQFQYGDPARPKNATRESTSTLKAWLNEHRKNPYPTKGEKIMLAIITKMTLTQVSTWFANARRRLKKENKVTWGSRSKEDEDGNLLGSGDEAEKNEDEEEIDLESIDIDKIDDNDGDQSNEDDDDKSTEGSRDRRGGLSATGELDNLEKRRAFALQAHEAFEKSKNAISIHPGSKENSDSSNNNTTRVLSPDRPGSFPLPSNNKPKIWSLAETATSPDSSSQKPTSPCGTGATTHPSAPHHQIQTHPAFLPSHGLYTCQIGKFHNWTNGAFLGQNSLLNVRSFLGVNQHHHQHNHHLPAQQQQQPTSVVVSPVAASAALTNDSKAQPESHSPKHIDHENGVRSDSPPTQTLKSSFRPIHDRSSLPSSARSPQDATQRVLTALSSA